From Xenopus tropicalis strain Nigerian chromosome 3, UCB_Xtro_10.0, whole genome shotgun sequence, the proteins below share one genomic window:
- the LOC101733947 gene encoding protocadherin gamma-B5 isoform X44, whose amino-acid sequence MDNEMQAQPNADWRVSQAQRPGPSGAQPTEESGVWPNNQFETERLQAMILASANEAAEGSAIGGGTGTMGLSARYGPQFTLQHLPDYRQNIYIPGTTSTLTNAAGKGKSAAPSGGNKKKSGKKDKK is encoded by the exons CAGGCGCAGCCGAACGCAGACTGGCGAGTCTCACAAGCTCAGAGACCAGGACCAAGTGG AGCTCAGCCAACTGAGGAATCTGGAGTGTGGCCAAACAACCAGTTTGAAACGGAGAGACTGCAAGCGATGATTTTGGCATCTGCAAATG AAGCTGCTGAAGGTTCAGCTATTGGAGGTGGCACAGGAACAATGGGACTTAGTGCTCGCTATGGACCCCAATTTACCCTTCAACATCTACCCGACTACAGGCAGAACATCTACATTCCAGGAACGACATCAACGCTCACGAACGCTGCAGGGAAAGGGAAGTCTGCCGCACCTTCAGGTGGAAACAAGAAGAAATCTGGCAAAAAGGATAAGAAGTAA